The following are encoded in a window of Candidatus Desulfatibia profunda genomic DNA:
- a CDS encoding FAD-binding oxidoreductase yields MLKELPEKTQVVIIGSGVIGAAVAYYLTQRGLGDVVVLEQGDIGAQGATSFCLGGLRTQFATAVNIRFSLISRNVFKKFKHQFGIDPVFKPLGYLFLAATREQWALFENTARLMAKMQLPVELLPSPEVGRRWPFIRSDDLAGGSYTKDDGFYGPMEVLQGFVKAARRGGALFFEKTAAAGFSIFGKTIKSVLTAAGHEIRTDVVVNAAGPWAGQLAAKAGLNLPVEPLQRHLFFTDTFDELPDMFPMIIDINSGWYLKREGRGLLLGGPAGENSFSHNVAFDAEEWTAAESIRRVPVLERARIVRGWVGHYEITPDHHAVIGAFPELENFICAAGFSGHGFQHAPATGMIVAELIVDKRAQTEDIYPLRPARFRENDLIYEPITAFRK; encoded by the coding sequence ATGCTGAAAGAATTGCCGGAAAAAACGCAGGTGGTCATTATCGGCAGCGGCGTGATCGGGGCTGCCGTCGCCTATTATCTGACCCAAAGGGGCCTTGGTGACGTCGTCGTTCTGGAGCAGGGCGACATCGGCGCCCAGGGCGCTACGTCTTTTTGTCTCGGCGGTCTCAGGACCCAGTTTGCCACCGCCGTCAATATTCGCTTTTCGCTGATCTCCCGCAACGTCTTTAAAAAATTCAAACACCAATTCGGCATTGATCCCGTTTTCAAACCGCTCGGCTACCTGTTTCTGGCTGCCACCCGCGAGCAATGGGCGCTTTTCGAAAATACGGCCCGGTTGATGGCAAAGATGCAACTCCCGGTGGAGCTGCTGCCGTCCCCGGAAGTCGGCCGTCGATGGCCATTTATCCGTAGCGACGATCTTGCCGGCGGTTCCTACACCAAGGACGACGGCTTTTACGGTCCCATGGAAGTTTTGCAGGGCTTTGTGAAAGCGGCCCGTCGCGGCGGCGCACTCTTTTTTGAAAAAACCGCTGCTGCCGGCTTTTCAATTTTCGGCAAAACGATCAAGAGTGTGCTGACGGCCGCCGGCCATGAAATCAGAACCGATGTCGTCGTCAATGCCGCCGGGCCCTGGGCCGGCCAACTGGCTGCCAAAGCCGGTCTGAACCTTCCGGTCGAACCGCTGCAGCGCCATCTTTTTTTTACGGACACCTTCGACGAGCTGCCGGATATGTTTCCCATGATTATCGACATCAATTCCGGCTGGTACCTGAAACGCGAAGGTCGGGGACTCTTGCTGGGAGGACCCGCAGGAGAAAATTCGTTCAGCCACAACGTCGCCTTCGACGCCGAAGAGTGGACCGCCGCCGAATCCATCCGGCGCGTACCGGTTTTAGAACGGGCCCGCATCGTACGGGGCTGGGTCGGCCATTATGAAATTACTCCGGACCACCACGCCGTCATCGGGGCTTTCCCGGAACTGGAAAATTTCATTTGCGCCGCCGGCTTTTCAGGTCATGGCTTCCAGCATGCACCGGCCACCGGCATGATCGTGGCCGAGTTGATCGTTGACAAACGAGCCCAAACCGAAGACATTTACCCTTTAAGGCCGGCGCGCTTCCGAGAAAACGATTTGATTTACGAACCGATAACGGCCTTTCGCAAATAA
- a CDS encoding sulfite exporter TauE/SafE family protein — protein MDFLANTDWLYLYMPIAGVKIFWPGLVLIGFSVGVIGGFFGMGGAWMVTPGLNILGFPMAFAIGTDIAHIAGKSMVSTMRHSKFGNVDYKLGFVMLVGTMVGIECGAQIIMYLERLGMVGSVVRWVYVFFLALIASMVFLDYAKAVKKKKAGDVGEHGAEGITWYKTLHKIKIPPMMYFKTAGITCSAWLPIIVSYITGVLAGFLGIGGGLLRMPALVYLIGTPTHIAVGTDLFEVMISGLYGAFTYSLKGRIELVAVFVMLTGAAIGAQIGTVATKYAKGYGIRVAFGIAVVCCMISVILKQFNYAAAAAVLILSTISLICIYIMNIMFRGLPRNCVKKRRRRH, from the coding sequence ATGGATTTTTTGGCAAATACGGATTGGTTGTATCTTTATATGCCGATAGCCGGCGTCAAAATTTTCTGGCCGGGGCTGGTTCTGATCGGCTTTTCGGTCGGTGTTATCGGGGGGTTTTTCGGTATGGGCGGCGCCTGGATGGTGACGCCGGGTCTTAACATTTTAGGTTTTCCCATGGCCTTTGCCATCGGCACGGACATCGCTCACATTGCCGGCAAATCAATGGTTTCAACCATGCGCCACTCCAAATTCGGCAATGTGGACTATAAGCTGGGTTTTGTCATGCTGGTGGGTACCATGGTTGGTATCGAATGCGGCGCCCAGATCATCATGTATCTGGAGCGATTGGGCATGGTCGGCTCTGTGGTCCGCTGGGTCTATGTCTTTTTCCTGGCGCTGATCGCCTCTATGGTTTTCCTGGATTACGCCAAGGCCGTCAAAAAAAAGAAGGCCGGCGATGTCGGCGAGCACGGCGCCGAGGGGATTACCTGGTACAAAACCTTGCACAAGATCAAGATTCCACCCATGATGTACTTCAAAACGGCAGGTATCACCTGTTCGGCCTGGCTTCCGATCATTGTCAGCTACATAACCGGCGTTTTAGCCGGTTTCTTAGGGATCGGCGGCGGGTTGCTGCGCATGCCCGCCCTGGTGTATCTGATTGGCACTCCCACCCACATCGCCGTGGGCACGGACCTGTTTGAAGTCATGATCTCCGGACTCTATGGCGCTTTTACCTATTCGCTCAAAGGCCGGATCGAACTTGTTGCCGTGTTTGTGATGCTGACCGGCGCCGCTATCGGGGCCCAGATCGGCACCGTGGCGACCAAGTACGCCAAGGGCTACGGCATTCGGGTGGCCTTCGGGATTGCCGTGGTTTGCTGCATGATTTCGGTTATCCTGAAGCAGTTCAATTACGCGGCCGCGGCCGCGGTTCTTATTTTAAGCACGATTTCGCTGATCTGTATCTACATTATGAATATTATGTTCCGGGGGCTGCCCAGGAACTGCGTGAAAAAAAGAAGGCGACGGCATTAA
- a CDS encoding putative porin: MSEKEIIERLDALTQTVAKQQEEIRYLQQQLEAQKTAAEAVSGKKEAGTEQVAAKETEEKKKPEWTERVQLGGDLRLRYEGLYNREQRQTNGSTIALPTRDQYRIRARVFVDGKVSDEVSAHFMLCTNQDTNKEATTTNQSLTDDFNDKGIYLHRAYGTYKPHWLEGLELTAGKFKNTFLHTDIMWDPDVNPEGIYERYQYQGWKTFQPFVHLGQMVVNEVDLQTDDAALYIYQGGFDWKIGPVKWTLAGSYYDWANLHNSKYLHTADYRKGGGNTFTGALVNTSVYPNTAATAQYKYDYNLAEAITYLNFKAWSVPVKLTFDYIKNTDGDVPDDKDTAYYAGFTLGQNKQKGDMSLDYKYARIERDAVIGSMNDQDFYGANRKGHKVTFSTLLLDKLMFQTAYFYTDPVTAWVPNSTNWTNEKNWEHEERLQGDFILSF, from the coding sequence ATGTCTGAAAAAGAGATCATTGAACGACTTGACGCCTTAACTCAGACCGTTGCCAAACAACAAGAGGAGATCCGCTATCTGCAACAGCAATTGGAAGCCCAGAAAACCGCTGCCGAAGCGGTAAGCGGGAAAAAAGAGGCTGGGACTGAACAAGTCGCCGCAAAAGAAACCGAGGAAAAGAAAAAACCCGAGTGGACCGAAAGGGTGCAGCTTGGCGGTGACCTGAGGCTGCGCTACGAGGGCCTTTACAACCGGGAACAGCGCCAGACCAACGGTTCGACCATTGCTTTGCCCACCCGTGACCAGTATCGGATCAGGGCCCGCGTTTTTGTCGACGGCAAGGTTTCGGATGAAGTCTCGGCCCATTTCATGCTCTGCACCAATCAGGATACCAATAAAGAGGCCACCACTACCAACCAGAGCTTAACGGATGACTTTAATGATAAGGGCATCTATCTCCATAGAGCTTATGGAACCTACAAGCCGCATTGGCTGGAAGGGCTGGAGCTGACCGCCGGCAAGTTCAAAAACACCTTTTTGCACACCGACATCATGTGGGACCCGGACGTGAATCCGGAGGGCATTTACGAGCGCTATCAGTATCAGGGGTGGAAAACGTTTCAGCCGTTTGTGCACCTGGGACAAATGGTGGTCAACGAAGTGGATTTACAGACTGACGATGCCGCCCTCTATATCTATCAGGGCGGCTTTGACTGGAAGATCGGGCCGGTCAAGTGGACCCTGGCGGGCAGTTATTACGACTGGGCCAATCTGCACAATAGCAAGTATCTCCATACAGCCGATTATAGAAAAGGCGGCGGGAATACCTTCACTGGCGCCCTCGTCAACACTAGCGTTTACCCTAACACCGCCGCTACCGCACAATACAAGTATGATTATAACCTGGCAGAAGCCATCACCTACTTGAACTTCAAGGCCTGGTCCGTGCCGGTCAAACTGACGTTCGACTACATCAAAAACACGGACGGTGACGTTCCCGATGATAAGGACACCGCCTACTATGCCGGTTTTACGCTGGGCCAAAACAAGCAAAAAGGGGATATGAGCCTGGATTACAAATACGCCCGCATCGAACGCGATGCCGTCATCGGCTCCATGAACGATCAGGATTTTTACGGGGCCAATCGCAAAGGGCACAAAGTGACGTTTAGTACCCTGCTCCTGGATAAGCTTATGTTCCAAACCGCCTATTTCTATACCGACCCGGTGACCGCCTGGGTTCCGAATTCCACCAACTGGACCAACGAGAAGAACTGGGAACATGAAGAGCGGCTCCAGGGAGATTTCATTTTAAGTTTTTGA
- a CDS encoding universal stress protein, whose protein sequence is MNILVAMDDSDFARKALVKAIEMAKYEPSQLFILAVTPFLGTIDELSPGLTDRLKESAENVVKSAAATAEKAGIASQVFTEQGVSPADNIITFAAEKNIELIVVGHRGKANLEKFLLGSVASRVISHAACSVLIVK, encoded by the coding sequence ATGAACATTCTAGTGGCCATGGATGATTCTGATTTCGCGCGAAAGGCTTTGGTAAAAGCCATCGAAATGGCAAAATATGAACCGTCACAGCTATTCATTTTAGCGGTTACACCTTTTTTGGGGACAATCGACGAGTTGTCACCGGGATTGACCGACAGATTGAAAGAATCGGCCGAAAACGTCGTCAAAAGTGCAGCGGCAACAGCCGAAAAGGCAGGAATTGCATCTCAGGTTTTTACCGAGCAAGGGGTATCACCTGCGGATAATATCATCACGTTTGCCGCTGAAAAAAATATTGAGCTGATTGTGGTGGGACATCGCGGAAAAGCCAACCTGGAGAAATTTTTGCTGGGCAGTGTTGCCTCCCGGGTCATATCCCATGCAGCCTGCTCCGTATTGATTGTAAAATAA
- a CDS encoding sulfite exporter TauE/SafE family protein, with translation MKTMRKIYDMLMYGAYAHAKWEYEASMSILRNKKKMVCLLIMFIALILVGAVLVNAKDTLMLGGNKAYAPPVGFAMGALIVAILVGFAAGLMTGAIGVGGGVVITPALMSVGIRGIVVVGTDLLHMFAKAIMGTVVHKKLGNVNYRLAIAFVFGSIFGVTLGGYINRAVYAINPVLSDVFISIIYVVLLGFLGFYAIYDYFQLRKIGTAALEERDKKVELPSVARRLQSLTIPPMIKFDEDLVPDGRRISFILVTIVGFFVGTFAAIMGVGGGFLTFPAFVFVLGISSFTTVGTDVLQIVFTTGYAAIAQYAIYGFIFVSLAMGLLLGSLIGVQLGALTTKVVKGMHIRAFYGLVMLAGFVNRLFALPSKFSDLGTIHISKSLAGGLKLAGVLALYGIVAYFALWVFYHFIANIKTLRWEALGKEG, from the coding sequence ATGAAAACGATGAGAAAGATTTACGACATGCTTATGTACGGAGCATATGCCCATGCGAAATGGGAATATGAAGCGAGCATGTCGATTCTAAGAAATAAAAAAAAGATGGTTTGTTTGCTGATCATGTTCATTGCCCTGATCTTGGTGGGGGCAGTCCTGGTCAATGCAAAGGATACCCTTATGCTCGGAGGAAATAAGGCCTATGCCCCTCCTGTCGGTTTTGCAATGGGAGCCTTAATCGTGGCAATATTGGTGGGCTTTGCGGCCGGATTGATGACCGGCGCCATCGGCGTCGGTGGCGGCGTTGTCATCACTCCCGCCCTGATGAGCGTCGGAATTCGGGGGATCGTCGTCGTCGGCACCGATCTTTTACACATGTTTGCCAAGGCAATTATGGGGACCGTCGTACACAAGAAGCTGGGCAACGTAAACTATAGGCTTGCAATCGCATTCGTCTTCGGCTCTATTTTTGGTGTAACCCTCGGCGGATACATAAACAGAGCCGTATACGCCATAAACCCGGTGCTGAGCGATGTTTTCATAAGCATCATCTATGTTGTCTTACTCGGATTTCTCGGTTTCTACGCTATCTACGATTATTTTCAGCTTAGAAAAATAGGAACTGCGGCGCTCGAAGAACGTGATAAAAAGGTGGAATTGCCGAGTGTTGCTCGAAGATTGCAGTCACTGACAATCCCCCCCATGATAAAATTCGATGAAGACCTGGTTCCCGATGGGAGAAGGATATCTTTCATTTTAGTGACCATAGTTGGTTTTTTTGTCGGCACATTTGCTGCAATAATGGGAGTCGGAGGAGGGTTTCTAACATTTCCTGCCTTTGTTTTTGTGCTTGGAATATCCTCTTTCACAACAGTTGGAACCGATGTCTTACAGATCGTCTTCACTACCGGTTATGCCGCCATCGCCCAGTATGCGATCTATGGCTTTATATTCGTCTCATTGGCGATGGGCCTGCTTTTAGGGTCGCTCATCGGAGTTCAACTCGGTGCGCTCACAACCAAGGTAGTGAAAGGCATGCACATCAGGGCCTTTTACGGTCTGGTCATGCTGGCGGGCTTTGTAAACAGGCTGTTTGCCCTGCCATCCAAGTTTTCGGACCTCGGAACAATCCACATCTCCAAATCCCTGGCGGGCGGACTGAAGCTGGCCGGAGTTTTGGCATTGTATGGAATTGTGGCCTACTTTGCTTTGTGGGTTTTTTACCATTTTATCGCTAATATTAAGACTTTAAGGTGGGAAGCTCTGGGAAAGGAGGGCTAG